In Spirochaeta lutea, the sequence AAGTATTATGCCGTTTTTTGCCAATATAGCCAGCGCCTTCCGAATAAGCTCGGGATGGTCACGTTGTATATCCAGTACCCGGTCCATCTTCTTGCTGTTCGAAAAGGTCGGGGGATCTAGGACTATGAGATCGAACTGTCTTCCATCTTTTTGCGCCTTGTGTAGAAATTGAAAAACATCCATGGCGACGCATTGATGGGTTTCTCCGAAAAAACCGTTTTGCTCTAGGTTTCGCTGAGCCCAGGCGGTGTAGGTGTTGGAAAGATCAATGGAGAGCGTGCTCTGGGCACCCCCGGCCGCAGCATATACCGAAAAAGAGCCTGTGTAGCTGAAGAGATTCAGCATTCTGGCATGGAGAGCGATATCCCCTACCATTTGACGGGTTACTCGGTGATCTAAAAAAAGACCGGTGTCCAGATAATCAGAAAGATTGACCTCAAATTGTAGTCCACCCTCTTGCACGACATGGATCGTACCCTCCTGGGAAATCCGTTCATACTGTTCGCTTTTTTTCTGCCGACGGCGGTACTTTACAAAGATGTATTCTATCGGAAGTCCCAGGGCTCGACCTGCGGTGTAGGCCATAAGGTTAGTCCATCGATCATGCTCGTCATCATCCATTTCGTTAAATCTCAAAATCTCAGTAATATGAAGGTACTTATCATAGAGATCTACGGTAAAGGGCAATTCTGGAATGTCTCGATCATATATTCTGAAACACTGAACCCCTGAGCGCTTAGCCCACTTACGCAAATGGGCATGACGCTTTTTGATTCGGTTCATAAAAATGGTTTGTTGTTCAACCCATTTTTCTGGGAGGTGTTCTTCTGAGGTTAATTGATCTGAAACCATGATGCCTAGGACCTGCTGCGAGCCATTTTCACCGATAACACCGCATATCCGGATGAAAGATCTTCTTTCTGAACAATAATTCCTGATGGAACCTTTAATTTTACATTGGTGAAATTCCAAATTGCTTTTATACCGGATTGTATCAGGATCTCAGCGGTCTGCTGAGCAAAATCACTTGGAACGGTTAGGATGGCTAACTCCACCCCGAGTTCAGGGATCATCTTCGGAATATCATCGAAGGGGTGAACCGTGATGTCGTTGATGCTCTTGTCGAATTTTGCGGTGTCCACATCGAAGGCTGCAAGAATAGTGAGTCCGTGGCGGGTAAACTCAGAG encodes:
- a CDS encoding class I SAM-dependent methyltransferase — encoded protein: MVSDQLTSEEHLPEKWVEQQTIFMNRIKKRHAHLRKWAKRSGVQCFRIYDRDIPELPFTVDLYDKYLHITEILRFNEMDDDEHDRWTNLMAYTAGRALGLPIEYIFVKYRRRQKKSEQYERISQEGTIHVVQEGGLQFEVNLSDYLDTGLFLDHRVTRQMVGDIALHARMLNLFSYTGSFSVYAAAGGAQSTLSIDLSNTYTAWAQRNLEQNGFFGETHQCVAMDVFQFLHKAQKDGRQFDLIVLDPPTFSNSKKMDRVLDIQRDHPELIRKALAILAKNGIILFSNNFKKFKLAEKDLASSCTIKEITNQTIPEDFQKKRPHRSYIIQHR
- a CDS encoding redox-sensing transcriptional repressor Rex, which translates into the protein MAGVKLSSLPTIKRLPSYLHIIEAAQREGKEYISGTVIADELELEPIQVRKDLAITGIVGKPRIGFPVGELIDAITHFLDWHHNHRAVLIGAGNLGTALMGYSEFTRHGLTILAAFDVDTAKFDKSINDITVHPFDDIPKMIPELGVELAILTVPSDFAQQTAEILIQSGIKAIWNFTNVKLKVPSGIIVQKEDLSSGYAVLSVKMARSRS